In Mycolicibacterium alvei, a single window of DNA contains:
- a CDS encoding TetR/AcrR family transcriptional regulator, with protein sequence MPSGQRRGRWSGVPLQERAARRRDELVAAGVSLLGRAEGPALTVRAVCRAAELTERYFYESFTDRDTFVRAVYDDVCARAMSTLTTAATPRDAVEQFVALMVDDPTRGRVLLLAPESEPVLTRSGAEWMPNFIGLLQRKLTRIADPVRQTMVATGLIGALTALFSAYLDDRLPASREQFIDYCVDMLLGRAGSF encoded by the coding sequence GTGCCATCCGGTCAACGACGCGGTCGGTGGTCGGGCGTTCCACTGCAGGAACGCGCGGCTCGTCGTCGCGACGAACTGGTCGCAGCAGGGGTCAGCCTGCTGGGCAGAGCCGAGGGCCCGGCCTTGACGGTCCGCGCAGTCTGCCGTGCGGCCGAACTCACCGAACGGTACTTCTACGAGAGTTTCACCGACCGTGACACGTTCGTCCGGGCCGTCTACGACGACGTCTGCGCCCGGGCGATGTCCACCCTGACCACGGCCGCCACCCCCCGCGATGCGGTCGAACAATTCGTCGCACTGATGGTGGACGATCCGACCCGCGGCCGGGTGCTGCTGCTCGCCCCCGAATCCGAACCCGTGTTGACCCGTTCGGGTGCGGAGTGGATGCCCAACTTCATCGGTCTGCTGCAGCGCAAACTGACCCGCATCGCGGACCCGGTGCGCCAGACGATGGTCGCCACCGGTCTGATCGGCGCGTTGACGGCACTGTTCAGTGCCTATCTCGACGACAGGCTGCCGGCCAGCCGTGAACAGTTCATCGACTACTGCGTGGACATGCTGCTCGGGCGGGCCGGCAGTTTCTGA
- a CDS encoding oxygenase MpaB family protein, which produces MTQDTSETCPVTSGSDAVAAGCPAAPGGYEAPPIPLGPDSLTWKYFGDWRGMLQGPWAGSMQNMHPQLGAAVEEHSIFFQERWPRLLRSLYPIGGVVFDGDRAPQTGAEVRDYHVDIKGIDALGRRYHALNPDVFYWAHSTFFVGTIIVADRLAGGISEAEKRQLFEEHKQWYSMYGMSMRPVPETWEDFQVYWDHMCRNVLENNKATRDVLDLSELPKPPFASKMPDWIWALQRKYVLHPLFIWFTVGLYDPAVRELMGYTWSERDEKVHRLSGKAIGKVFALVPRRRRMHPRGRSAWDRATGRIPADAPLVHTPARNLPPIGHRDNGMHYCPKV; this is translated from the coding sequence GTGACACAAGATACTTCTGAGACATGCCCGGTGACCAGCGGTTCCGATGCAGTGGCAGCGGGTTGCCCCGCCGCGCCGGGTGGGTACGAGGCACCGCCGATACCCCTTGGGCCGGATTCGCTGACGTGGAAGTACTTCGGTGACTGGCGCGGCATGCTGCAGGGGCCGTGGGCCGGCTCGATGCAGAACATGCACCCGCAACTCGGTGCGGCCGTCGAGGAGCACTCGATCTTTTTTCAGGAGCGGTGGCCCCGCTTGTTGCGCTCGTTGTACCCGATCGGCGGCGTCGTGTTCGACGGCGATCGGGCGCCGCAGACCGGTGCCGAGGTTCGCGACTACCACGTCGACATCAAGGGGATCGACGCTCTGGGGCGCCGCTATCACGCGTTGAATCCCGACGTCTTCTACTGGGCGCATTCGACGTTCTTCGTCGGCACGATCATCGTGGCCGACCGGCTCGCGGGCGGGATCTCCGAAGCCGAAAAGCGGCAGCTGTTCGAGGAGCACAAGCAGTGGTACTCGATGTACGGGATGAGCATGCGCCCCGTGCCGGAAACCTGGGAAGACTTCCAGGTCTACTGGGATCACATGTGCCGCAACGTGTTGGAGAACAACAAGGCAACCCGTGACGTGTTGGATCTGTCCGAGCTGCCCAAGCCGCCGTTCGCGTCGAAGATGCCCGACTGGATATGGGCGCTGCAGCGCAAGTATGTCTTGCACCCGTTGTTCATCTGGTTCACCGTCGGCCTCTACGACCCGGCGGTGCGCGAGCTGATGGGCTATACGTGGTCGGAGCGCGACGAGAAGGTACATCGTCTGTCGGGCAAGGCGATTGGCAAGGTGTTCGCGTTGGTGCCCCGTCGCCGTCGCATGCATCCGCGGGGACGCAGCGCGTGGGACCGCGCCACCGGCCGTATCCCGGCGGACGCACCGCTGGTGCACACGCCGGCCCGTAACCTGCCGCCAATCGGTCACCGCGACAACGGGATGCATTACTGCCCGAAGGTTTAG
- a CDS encoding DUF732 domain-containing protein, giving the protein MFPRRLSTRAMATAVGAAALAASAAFGVAPAHADAQDDQFFTIVTDLKIPTNSADEAGQVGRGVCDALTKGRIEPARTVRGIIGQLQTKAGISKGQAANLVRGAVKVYCPQNAPLVGR; this is encoded by the coding sequence ATGTTCCCCCGGCGCCTGAGCACTCGAGCCATGGCCACCGCGGTCGGCGCGGCAGCATTGGCGGCGAGTGCGGCGTTCGGGGTCGCACCGGCCCATGCGGACGCCCAGGACGACCAGTTCTTCACCATCGTCACGGACCTGAAAATCCCGACCAACTCGGCCGATGAGGCCGGCCAGGTCGGGCGCGGGGTCTGCGATGCACTCACCAAGGGCAGGATCGAGCCCGCGCGCACGGTGCGGGGAATCATCGGCCAACTGCAGACGAAGGCCGGCATCAGCAAGGGCCAGGCCGCGAACCTGGTCCGGGGTGCGGTCAAGGTCTACTGCCCGCAGAACGCCCCGCTCGTCGGGCGGTAA
- a CDS encoding group I truncated hemoglobin, with translation MTTIYDQIGGAEALETVVEDFYRRVLADDELAGFFTGANMARLKGKQVEFFAAALGGPVQYTGAPMRQVHQGRGIAVHHFNLVAGHLSDSLAKAGVPESIVGQIIAAIAPLADEIATARSA, from the coding sequence ATGACGACCATCTATGACCAGATCGGCGGGGCCGAGGCACTCGAGACCGTCGTTGAGGACTTCTATCGGCGGGTACTGGCCGACGACGAACTGGCCGGCTTCTTCACCGGCGCCAACATGGCCCGGCTCAAGGGCAAGCAGGTCGAGTTCTTCGCCGCGGCATTGGGCGGGCCGGTGCAGTACACCGGTGCCCCGATGCGCCAGGTCCATCAGGGCCGGGGCATCGCCGTGCATCACTTCAACCTGGTGGCCGGCCACCTGTCGGACAGCCTGGCCAAAGCCGGGGTGCCGGAGTCGATCGTCGGACAGATCATCGCCGCGATCGCTCCGCTAGCCGACGAGATCGCGACCGCGCGCAGCGCGTGA
- a CDS encoding phage major capsid protein: protein MAIEVTSGNSTLIQSQVSNLLVQPLEQASTFLAAGPVVLDSSSPVRVPRIVNGVTAGFVAEGAQISDGDVAFDEVTLLPSTMKGLKVLVKLSNELIRTSVVGLEAVLRTRLVTDVANALDAALWDGAGTTNTIKGILRQTGIATGVLDLTDPDSLIDGLAVAQGNKVTPSHWVMTSASFAALRKLKVGTSDARYLFDPNTIQNGTELRILGLPVILTDNIPNTAGTPTKARVGLVDMSKVVVARDVNAEVKILDQTWGDFDSIGIRVVSRWDTALLQAKAVTLLTEA, encoded by the coding sequence GTGGCAATCGAAGTCACCTCGGGTAATTCCACCCTCATCCAGTCGCAGGTCTCCAACCTGCTCGTTCAGCCGCTCGAACAGGCCAGCACCTTCCTCGCGGCCGGCCCCGTCGTCCTCGACAGCTCCAGCCCCGTCCGGGTACCGCGCATCGTCAACGGCGTCACCGCCGGATTCGTCGCCGAGGGCGCCCAGATCAGCGACGGCGACGTTGCTTTCGACGAGGTCACCCTGTTGCCCTCCACCATGAAGGGCCTCAAGGTCCTGGTGAAGCTGTCCAACGAGCTGATCCGTACCAGCGTCGTGGGCCTCGAAGCGGTACTACGGACCCGCCTGGTCACCGACGTGGCCAACGCCTTGGACGCGGCACTGTGGGACGGCGCCGGTACGACCAACACCATCAAGGGCATCCTGCGTCAGACCGGCATTGCCACCGGCGTCCTGGACCTCACCGACCCCGATTCCCTGATCGACGGCCTCGCCGTGGCCCAAGGCAACAAGGTCACCCCGAGCCACTGGGTGATGACCAGCGCATCGTTCGCGGCCTTGCGCAAGCTCAAGGTCGGCACCTCCGACGCCCGGTATCTGTTCGACCCCAACACCATCCAGAACGGCACCGAGCTGAGGATTCTGGGCCTGCCGGTGATCCTCACCGACAACATCCCCAACACCGCCGGCACGCCGACCAAGGCCCGCGTCGGCCTAGTCGACATGTCCAAGGTGGTCGTGGCGCGTGACGTCAACGCCGAGGTGAAGATCCTCGACCAGACCTGGGGCGACTTCGACAGTATCGGCATCCGCGTCGTGTCCCGCTGGGATACCGCCCTGCTGCAAGCCAAGGCCGTCACCCTGCTCACCGAGGCATAA
- a CDS encoding phage portal protein — MTLLGDLLQRLNEPVARYADLDRYYQGKQPLAFLSPEAKVALGNRFGIMSSNIPRLAVTALAERLRITGFSDPSIWPDWIRCNLDQLAGVAHREALLLGDSYVIVWADALGRPQVTVESANQVAVLSDPGSRETYAAIKRWEDTNLKTTEAVMYLRDKIVRLRAEQQGAVANGFKQIDEFPNPLGVVPVVNLRNTDRIIGDWGGSEIDDLKPLVDALNKSLADMMVTSEYVGRPRRWATGIELTEEPVLDDNGDPVLDDDGQPLMTEVNPIPEGHRAMISESDAAKFGQLQSADLGGYEASVRVILGQIMAVSTLPAHYVGVFTDNPASADALRAAEASLTARAEARQATFGRAWEQVARLMIAVRDGSDPNQIDDIRVHWADAATRSVAQEADAVVKLYQAGLLPQSYALGKLGYSDDEIAKITATTMPVVA, encoded by the coding sequence ATGACCCTGTTAGGTGATCTTCTTCAACGGCTCAATGAGCCGGTGGCCCGGTACGCCGATCTGGACCGGTATTACCAGGGCAAGCAACCGTTGGCGTTCCTGTCGCCGGAGGCCAAGGTGGCGCTGGGCAACAGGTTCGGCATCATGTCCAGCAATATCCCGCGGCTGGCCGTCACGGCGCTGGCTGAGCGGCTGCGCATCACAGGATTCTCAGACCCCAGCATCTGGCCAGACTGGATCCGGTGCAACCTCGATCAACTGGCCGGTGTGGCGCACCGCGAGGCCCTGCTGCTCGGAGACTCCTACGTGATCGTGTGGGCTGACGCGCTCGGCCGCCCACAGGTCACTGTCGAGTCTGCGAATCAGGTTGCCGTACTGAGTGATCCGGGCAGCCGGGAAACCTATGCGGCGATCAAACGGTGGGAGGACACCAACCTCAAAACCACCGAGGCCGTGATGTATCTGCGGGACAAGATCGTCCGGCTACGCGCCGAGCAACAGGGTGCTGTGGCCAACGGCTTCAAGCAGATTGACGAGTTCCCCAACCCGCTCGGTGTGGTCCCTGTGGTCAACCTGCGCAACACCGACCGCATCATCGGCGACTGGGGCGGCTCGGAGATAGACGACCTCAAACCCCTCGTGGACGCTTTGAACAAGTCGCTTGCGGACATGATGGTCACCTCGGAATATGTTGGCCGGCCACGCCGCTGGGCAACGGGCATCGAACTGACCGAGGAACCCGTCCTCGATGACAACGGTGATCCGGTCCTCGATGACGACGGCCAGCCGCTGATGACCGAGGTGAACCCGATCCCCGAGGGCCACCGGGCGATGATCTCGGAGAGTGACGCCGCCAAGTTCGGGCAACTGCAATCCGCAGACCTCGGTGGCTACGAGGCCAGCGTGCGGGTCATCCTCGGTCAGATCATGGCCGTGTCCACACTGCCGGCGCACTACGTCGGAGTGTTCACCGACAACCCGGCATCTGCTGATGCACTGCGCGCCGCCGAGGCCTCACTGACCGCTCGCGCCGAGGCCCGACAGGCCACATTCGGACGGGCCTGGGAACAGGTGGCCCGCCTGATGATCGCCGTACGGGATGGCAGCGACCCCAACCAGATAGACGACATTCGAGTGCACTGGGCTGACGCCGCAACCCGCAGCGTGGCGCAGGAGGCCGACGCCGTGGTGAAGCTGTACCAGGCCGGCCTACTCCCGCAGTCCTACGCGCTGGGCAAGCTCGGATACTCCGACGACGAGATCGCCAAGATCACCGCGACCACGATGCCAGTGGTGGCGTGA
- a CDS encoding terminase large subunit domain-containing protein: protein MKAGPKGQVKAAPLDLSKLPTERAERRLAFIHDYLRVPKGVGAGMPVTLRGFQTEIIRGAFAPGIRTGLVSVARANGKTGLAAMLAVTELFAGDASAEVLVVASDQRQANITLRMARRMIELTPELADRAQIFADRIVVPHNDAILLPLPAEPGALHGHDPSLLIVDELHVVSEAVWEAVTSVSGKRPESLTLAISTPSSSPDCIMWRLVEHGRAGDDPAFYLREFAAPDGCDIGDREAWRTANPALACEDPFLAEDGLEAARRTLREPVFRQLRLGQWVTGVEAWLPWGAWDACVDHVAGAGKKGQRVVLAFDGSASRDSTALVACTLDGHLFVEGLWENPGDPRWRVPREDVTRAVDVAFAKYDVVELACDPWGWRSEIEDWAKRHGERRVIEWNTAHAARMAPATDRLYQAVVTQQVTHDGDTRMAAHFAHCVAKPTPQGDLVSKDKRGSPRKIDAAVAAIVAYDRAAFHQQRNRKRVRSFAS from the coding sequence ATGAAAGCAGGGCCAAAAGGGCAGGTCAAGGCCGCACCGCTGGACCTCTCGAAGCTCCCCACCGAGCGCGCCGAACGCCGGCTGGCGTTCATCCACGACTATCTGCGGGTGCCCAAGGGCGTCGGTGCTGGTATGCCGGTGACGCTGAGGGGGTTTCAGACCGAGATCATCCGGGGTGCGTTCGCGCCGGGTATCCGTACAGGTCTGGTGTCGGTGGCGCGTGCTAACGGCAAGACGGGCCTGGCCGCGATGCTCGCGGTGACTGAGTTGTTCGCCGGGGATGCCAGCGCCGAGGTTCTGGTGGTCGCCAGCGACCAAAGGCAAGCAAATATCACGTTGCGAATGGCACGGCGCATGATCGAACTGACACCGGAGCTGGCCGACCGTGCCCAGATCTTCGCGGATCGGATCGTGGTGCCGCACAACGATGCCATCCTGTTGCCGTTGCCGGCCGAGCCGGGTGCCCTGCATGGTCATGATCCGTCGCTGCTGATCGTCGACGAGTTGCACGTGGTCAGTGAAGCGGTCTGGGAGGCCGTGACGTCGGTGTCGGGTAAGCGGCCCGAGTCGCTGACGTTGGCGATCTCCACCCCGTCGTCGTCGCCGGACTGCATCATGTGGCGCCTGGTGGAGCACGGCCGCGCCGGGGACGATCCGGCGTTCTATCTGCGTGAGTTCGCCGCCCCGGACGGCTGCGATATCGGGGACCGGGAGGCGTGGCGTACCGCGAACCCTGCGTTGGCGTGTGAGGACCCGTTCCTGGCTGAGGACGGTCTCGAGGCTGCCCGTCGGACGTTGCGCGAGCCGGTGTTTCGGCAGTTGCGTCTGGGCCAGTGGGTGACTGGTGTTGAGGCGTGGTTGCCGTGGGGTGCCTGGGATGCCTGCGTGGACCATGTTGCCGGCGCCGGCAAGAAGGGTCAGCGTGTGGTCCTGGCGTTCGACGGGTCCGCGTCTCGTGACTCCACGGCCCTGGTCGCTTGCACTCTCGACGGGCATCTGTTCGTTGAAGGCCTGTGGGAGAACCCCGGCGATCCGCGCTGGCGTGTGCCGCGGGAGGACGTGACCCGAGCCGTCGACGTGGCGTTCGCCAAGTACGACGTCGTCGAGCTGGCGTGCGATCCGTGGGGGTGGCGCAGCGAGATCGAAGACTGGGCCAAGCGGCACGGTGAGCGCCGGGTGATCGAGTGGAACACCGCACACGCGGCCCGCATGGCACCGGCCACCGACCGGCTGTATCAGGCAGTCGTCACCCAGCAGGTGACACATGACGGGGATACCCGGATGGCCGCGCACTTCGCGCACTGCGTGGCCAAACCAACCCCACAGGGCGATCTCGTCAGCAAGGACAAGCGTGGTTCGCCGCGCAAGATCGACGCCGCCGTGGCCGCCATCGTGGCCTACGACCGTGCGGCATTCCACCAACAACGAAACCGTAAGCGAGTGAGGAGTTTTGCATCATGA